The following coding sequences lie in one Candidatus Eremiobacterota bacterium genomic window:
- a CDS encoding S9 family peptidase yields MKAPLCHVPFLGCIALVICIASNAAVARAAPSMRQVLTATYAVRDLSAVALAPGGSAVAWQESFRDPRRLLGSPRYSSVYVKQLHGGRRVRITAGRRNGYYDEETPVWSPDGRSVAFLSDARSKDQLQVFVSNAGGASVHQVTKLSGAAQRLSWSPDGRMLGVLYIPGAHRKAGALAPGMRDVGVIGASVDEQRAATIDVRTGRIRLLTPADTYVYEYDWSPDGKQLAVTYAKGNGDNNWWVARLARVELATGAMHDLLAPSFQINDPRWSPDGSNIAIIGGIMSDFGSTGGDVYLVNAVSGASRDLTGGAPISAQSLRWNDASSLDLVAHVSGAMHLMRLSITPVGTAPLSALIARDESLPSWSSARSGAIVALVRSSFADPPEIWAGPPAELRQISRSNAGVIRLYGNAVSLTWRSDQFAIQGWLIYPLDFNPRVSYPMVTVVHGGPSAASEPSFGNRFVNALASQGYFVFMPNPRGSFGQGEAFTRANIKDFGYGDWRDDLAGVDNALRNAPIDANRLGLFGWSYGGYMAMWAEVQTTRFKAIVAGAGIVNWQSYYGQNKIDQWMIPFFGASVYQDPSVYARSAPITFITRSQTPVLVLQGERDEEVPAPQAFEFWHAMETLGVPTKLVVYAGEGHALQKIDNQIDILTQTVTWFDRYLAPANRT; encoded by the coding sequence ATGAAAGCCCCGTTGTGTCACGTACCGTTCCTTGGCTGTATCGCCTTGGTAATTTGCATCGCGTCGAATGCTGCCGTGGCGCGGGCTGCACCGTCGATGCGCCAGGTCCTAACCGCCACGTATGCCGTGAGGGATTTGTCGGCGGTTGCGCTTGCGCCCGGCGGCAGCGCGGTGGCTTGGCAAGAAAGTTTTCGCGATCCGCGGCGGCTCTTGGGCTCGCCGCGTTATTCCTCGGTATACGTCAAGCAACTTCACGGCGGCAGACGCGTTCGCATCACCGCGGGCCGCCGCAATGGTTACTACGACGAAGAGACGCCGGTCTGGTCGCCCGACGGCCGCAGCGTGGCGTTCCTCTCCGATGCGCGTTCGAAGGATCAGCTGCAAGTGTTCGTAAGCAACGCCGGCGGCGCATCCGTGCATCAGGTCACCAAATTAAGCGGCGCCGCCCAGCGTTTAAGCTGGTCGCCGGACGGCAGAATGCTGGGGGTGCTCTACATTCCCGGGGCGCATCGCAAAGCCGGCGCGCTCGCGCCGGGAATGCGCGACGTTGGCGTGATCGGTGCTTCGGTCGACGAGCAGCGCGCCGCAACGATCGACGTGCGGACGGGCCGAATCCGTTTGCTCACCCCGGCCGACACGTACGTCTACGAATACGACTGGTCGCCGGACGGCAAGCAGCTCGCCGTCACGTACGCGAAGGGAAACGGTGACAACAATTGGTGGGTCGCGCGTCTCGCCCGAGTCGAGCTGGCCACCGGCGCGATGCACGACCTGCTTGCCCCGTCGTTCCAAATCAACGACCCGCGGTGGTCTCCCGATGGAAGCAACATTGCCATTATCGGTGGTATTATGAGCGATTTCGGGTCCACCGGCGGCGACGTCTATCTCGTGAACGCTGTGTCAGGCGCGTCGCGCGACCTGACCGGCGGTGCGCCGATTTCGGCGCAATCGTTGCGCTGGAACGACGCTTCGAGTCTCGATCTGGTCGCGCATGTCTCGGGCGCGATGCACTTGATGCGGCTAAGTATAACGCCGGTGGGCACGGCACCGCTGTCGGCGCTGATCGCTCGCGACGAGTCACTGCCAAGCTGGTCGAGCGCGCGCTCGGGTGCGATCGTCGCTCTCGTGCGATCATCGTTCGCCGATCCGCCGGAGATTTGGGCGGGACCACCGGCCGAACTACGTCAGATTTCTCGCAGCAACGCCGGCGTAATACGTTTGTACGGCAATGCCGTTTCGTTGACGTGGAGGAGCGACCAATTCGCAATCCAGGGCTGGCTCATCTATCCGCTCGATTTCAATCCACGAGTCAGCTACCCGATGGTTACGGTCGTTCATGGCGGCCCTTCCGCGGCCTCCGAGCCCTCATTCGGAAATCGTTTCGTCAACGCGCTCGCGTCGCAAGGCTATTTCGTTTTCATGCCCAACCCGCGCGGGAGCTTTGGCCAAGGCGAAGCGTTCACACGCGCCAACATCAAGGATTTCGGCTACGGCGACTGGCGCGACGATCTCGCCGGAGTTGACAACGCATTGCGTAACGCACCGATCGACGCCAATCGCTTGGGACTCTTCGGATGGAGTTACGGCGGCTACATGGCCATGTGGGCCGAAGTGCAGACAACGCGTTTCAAGGCAATCGTGGCCGGGGCGGGCATCGTCAACTGGCAATCGTATTACGGCCAGAACAAAATCGATCAGTGGATGATTCCGTTCTTCGGCGCATCGGTCTACCAAGATCCTAGCGTCTACGCGCGCAGCGCGCCGATAACGTTCATCACGCGATCGCAAACGCCGGTTCTCGTTCTCCAAGGCGAACGCGACGAAGAAGTGCCGGCCCCACAAGCGTTCGAGTTTTGGCACGCCATGGAAACTTTGGGGGTGCCGACCAAACTCGTCGTTTACGCCGGCGAAGGGCACGCGCTGCAGAAGATCGACAATCAGATCGATATCCTCACGCAAACGGTAACCTGGTTCGACCGGTACCTGGCGCCGGCGAACCGCACGTAA
- a CDS encoding DUF1648 domain-containing protein: MAQLYRPETQISSAGNVTWMELIALAVGAAIVLLTIVLTAVRYSELPSRVPLHFGITGMADSYGPRPFIWLTVGLQFLLAGIYTAVYATTREPRMIIVAVAVLAVLLWAQIQIVSAAVTRRNRVPVALFWGVFVGVIVATIVVIQYIR; this comes from the coding sequence GTGGCGCAGCTCTACCGTCCTGAAACTCAGATATCTTCGGCGGGTAACGTCACATGGATGGAGCTCATCGCGCTTGCTGTCGGCGCCGCTATCGTATTGTTGACCATCGTGTTAACCGCCGTTCGTTATAGCGAGCTCCCTAGCCGCGTCCCTCTGCACTTCGGTATTACCGGGATGGCCGACAGCTATGGCCCTCGTCCGTTCATATGGCTCACGGTCGGACTCCAGTTTCTATTAGCGGGTATCTATACGGCGGTGTACGCGACCACGCGCGAGCCCCGTATGATCATTGTGGCTGTCGCGGTCCTGGCGGTGCTTCTCTGGGCTCAAATTCAAATCGTCTCTGCGGCGGTTACCCGGAGGAACCGAGTCCCGGTCGCCCTTTTCTGGGGAGTTTTCGTAGGCGTGATAGTCGCAACGATCGTCGTCATCCAGTATATTCGATAG
- the ffh gene encoding signal recognition particle protein, producing the protein MFDQLQERLSAIFERLSGRGRISEAEVNEALREVRVALLAADVSLAAAKAFVARIKERAVGANVLESLTPAQTILKVVYDELVELLGPPTGSGKARLQFSDAPPSVIMLVGLQGSGKTTQAAKLALRLKEQGRRSLLIAADIYRPAAIDQLKTLGKQIGLPVYERGTADPVAIAREGVAEAKRLGLSTAIVDTAGRLQIDEPLMEELAQIKRVANPSEILLVADAMTGQEATNVAKGFHERLGITGVVLTKLDGDTRGGAALSIHNVTGAPIKFVGMGEKLAALEPFYPERLASRILGMGDALTLIEKTQSLYSEEQARKLEQKLLKQTFTLDDFLEQMRQVRKLGSFNDVMKMIPGLSKALPKNFEIPERELSKIEAIICSMTRGERRSPEVLDGSRRKRIARGSGTQVSDVNRLVKQFDQAKHMTKQLSRTRRGR; encoded by the coding sequence TTGTTCGATCAACTCCAAGAGCGTCTGAGCGCGATCTTCGAGCGCCTGAGCGGACGCGGAAGGATCAGCGAAGCCGAGGTTAACGAGGCGTTGCGCGAAGTGCGCGTCGCCTTGCTCGCGGCCGACGTTTCGCTCGCGGCCGCCAAGGCATTCGTTGCGCGCATCAAAGAGCGTGCGGTCGGCGCCAACGTGCTCGAATCCCTGACGCCGGCGCAGACGATTCTCAAGGTCGTCTACGACGAGCTCGTCGAGCTACTGGGGCCTCCCACCGGCTCGGGCAAAGCGCGCCTGCAATTTTCCGATGCGCCGCCGTCGGTCATCATGCTGGTAGGTTTGCAAGGATCCGGAAAAACGACGCAAGCCGCAAAGCTCGCCTTGCGCTTGAAGGAGCAAGGGCGCCGTTCGCTTTTGATTGCAGCCGATATCTACCGTCCCGCGGCGATCGACCAGCTCAAGACATTGGGCAAGCAGATCGGGCTTCCGGTCTACGAGCGGGGTACCGCCGATCCGGTCGCGATCGCGCGCGAGGGCGTCGCGGAAGCGAAGCGCTTGGGGCTTTCGACGGCGATCGTCGACACAGCGGGGCGTTTGCAGATCGACGAGCCGCTGATGGAGGAACTCGCGCAGATCAAGCGGGTCGCCAATCCGTCCGAAATTTTGCTCGTCGCCGACGCGATGACCGGACAAGAAGCGACGAACGTTGCCAAGGGCTTTCACGAACGCCTCGGCATCACGGGCGTCGTGCTCACGAAGCTCGACGGCGATACGCGCGGCGGCGCGGCGCTGTCGATCCACAATGTGACGGGCGCGCCGATTAAGTTCGTCGGCATGGGCGAGAAGCTCGCGGCGCTCGAGCCGTTCTATCCCGAACGGCTGGCCTCGCGCATCCTTGGCATGGGCGACGCGTTGACGCTCATCGAAAAGACGCAAAGCCTCTATTCCGAAGAACAAGCGCGCAAGCTCGAGCAGAAGCTGCTCAAGCAGACCTTCACGCTTGACGATTTTCTCGAGCAAATGCGTCAAGTGCGCAAGCTCGGTTCGTTCAACGACGTCATGAAAATGATTCCGGGCCTCTCCAAAGCACTGCCAAAGAACTTTGAGATTCCCGAACGAGAGCTAAGCAAAATCGAGGCAATTATCTGTTCGATGACTCGCGGCGAACGCCGCAGTCCGGAAGTTTTGGACGGCTCGCGCCGTAAACGAATCGCTCGCGGCTCCGGCACTCAGGTTTCCGACGTTAACCGGCTCGTGAAGCAGTTCGATCAAGCCAAACATATGACCAAGCAGTTGAGCCGAACGAGGCGGGGTAGATAA
- a CDS encoding DUF177 domain-containing protein: MDRSHKVDISGLLAGSRQQMVVADDVPIEPFEGVVFPEPVRVELQLHQADRMLAVEGSVDARVHGQCDACLEDVDIRIHVEVEERLDPARGRDVDPFGESNVLTGERLDIADLAQQSLLSALPLGLRCGPECRGLCPSCGANRNAGECSCQPSPSFSNGE, encoded by the coding sequence ATGGACCGTTCACACAAAGTCGACATCAGTGGTCTGCTGGCCGGCAGCCGTCAGCAAATGGTCGTTGCCGACGACGTCCCAATTGAGCCATTTGAAGGGGTCGTCTTCCCGGAGCCGGTCCGGGTCGAACTCCAACTCCATCAGGCCGACCGGATGTTGGCCGTGGAAGGAAGCGTCGATGCCAGGGTCCACGGGCAGTGCGACGCATGCCTGGAAGACGTCGACATTCGAATCCATGTCGAGGTCGAGGAGCGACTCGATCCGGCGCGCGGCCGCGACGTCGATCCGTTCGGTGAGAGCAACGTTCTGACCGGAGAGCGGCTCGACATCGCCGATTTGGCGCAGCAGAGCTTGTTGAGCGCCCTGCCACTGGGTCTGCGGTGCGGGCCCGAATGTCGCGGTCTCTGCCCTTCCTGCGGGGCGAACCGAAATGCGGGCGAATGCTCGTGCCAGCCCTCACCTTCTTTTTCCAACGGAGAGTAA
- a CDS encoding transglycosylase SLT domain-containing protein — protein MSIDPIASKLAGEGVSFASQIAGAARKYGLDPDLLAAVAAQETGGPGSNAGRNVIGDGGHGRGIFQIDDRWHVFASTPAAMDPAKNSDYAAGMISGLLKEYGGNVHAALSAYNAGSPTAEGTKTRWSDGSDLAYADSVMRHYRCLTGEAPESPATSAIAESNATVASVGTLAAQAQQAPLLSPPMPGISMPQAHAAHSYHRQATDYLALLDDDADETNS, from the coding sequence ATGAGCATCGACCCAATCGCTTCCAAACTCGCCGGCGAAGGCGTCAGCTTTGCCTCTCAGATTGCCGGCGCCGCCCGCAAGTACGGCCTCGACCCCGATCTGCTGGCGGCCGTGGCGGCGCAAGAGACCGGCGGCCCCGGAAGCAATGCCGGCCGCAACGTCATTGGCGACGGCGGCCACGGCCGCGGGATCTTTCAAATCGATGACCGCTGGCACGTCTTCGCATCCACCCCAGCGGCCATGGACCCGGCCAAGAACTCCGACTACGCCGCCGGGATGATTTCGGGACTGCTCAAAGAGTACGGCGGCAACGTTCACGCGGCGCTCTCGGCATACAATGCGGGCTCGCCGACGGCCGAAGGCACGAAAACCCGATGGTCCGACGGCAGCGATCTTGCGTATGCCGATTCGGTCATGCGCCACTATCGCTGCCTGACCGGGGAGGCGCCGGAATCGCCGGCCACGTCAGCGATCGCCGAGTCGAATGCGACCGTCGCATCGGTCGGCACGCTCGCTGCTCAAGCCCAACAGGCGCCATTGCTCTCGCCGCCGATGCCGGGGATTTCGATGCCTCAAGCGCACGCCGCCCATTCCTACCACCGTCAAGCAACGGATTATCTCGCGTTGCTCGACGACGACGCCGACGAGACGAACTCGTAG
- a CDS encoding 2OG-Fe(II) oxygenase: MIGQHLLGANAEAELLQNGFALVPNAVEPGEAVAWRELYADDALFRSRVVMERHAFGKGEYKYFARPLPARIGALRDALYEQLVPVANEWMHRLGRLHRFPPTYEAFLHECLESEQTLPTALLLRYKRGDYNRLHQDLYGPVAFPLQATFYLSRPGEEFGGGEVVLAEQKPRAQTRVHVLTPGQGDLLILPTSAAPMTGAKGWYKAIFRHGVATVNWGERFTLGIVLHDAR, from the coding sequence GTGATTGGGCAACATCTGCTCGGCGCGAACGCCGAGGCCGAACTACTGCAAAACGGCTTCGCTTTGGTTCCAAATGCGGTCGAGCCGGGCGAAGCCGTTGCATGGCGAGAGCTTTATGCCGACGACGCGTTGTTCCGCAGCCGCGTCGTTATGGAGCGGCACGCATTCGGCAAAGGCGAATACAAGTACTTCGCGCGGCCATTACCGGCACGAATCGGCGCCTTACGCGATGCCTTGTACGAGCAGTTGGTGCCCGTCGCGAACGAATGGATGCATCGCCTCGGTCGTTTGCACCGGTTTCCACCGACGTACGAGGCGTTTTTGCACGAGTGCCTCGAGAGCGAGCAGACGCTTCCAACCGCATTGCTCTTGCGATACAAGCGCGGCGACTACAATCGGCTCCATCAAGATCTCTACGGTCCCGTGGCGTTTCCGCTGCAGGCGACGTTCTATCTCAGCCGGCCGGGCGAGGAGTTCGGCGGTGGCGAGGTCGTTTTAGCCGAGCAGAAACCTCGTGCGCAAACGCGCGTTCACGTGTTGACGCCGGGGCAGGGCGATTTGTTGATCTTGCCCACGAGCGCCGCGCCGATGACGGGAGCAAAGGGATGGTATAAGGCGATCTTCCGCCACGGCGTCGCGACCGTGAACTGGGGCGAGCGTTTTACGCTCGGAATCGTATTGCACGACGCCCGCTGA
- a CDS encoding acyl carrier protein, producing MATTFDKVKKIIVEQLGVDESEVTPEASITDDLGADSLDQVELVMAFETEFNIDIPDEEAEKIKTVGDAVKRIDETTAGSSTT from the coding sequence ATGGCCACCACCTTCGATAAAGTGAAGAAGATCATCGTCGAGCAGCTCGGTGTCGACGAGTCCGAAGTGACGCCCGAAGCATCGATCACCGACGATCTCGGTGCCGATTCGCTCGACCAGGTCGAACTGGTGATGGCGTTCGAGACCGAGTTCAACATCGATATACCCGACGAGGAAGCGGAGAAGATCAAGACGGTCGGCGATGCGGTCAAACGCATCGACGAAACGACCGCCGGCTCTTCGACCACCTAA
- the fabD gene encoding ACP S-malonyltransferase, translated as MMRIAAIFPGQGSQSVGMGCDVAAESVAARAIFERASELLGYDLLALQRVGPEEKLRETEYSQPAIFTTNLALFAAAGDAGETVVTAGHSFAELCSLTIARALTFDDALRIVSARGRAMQAAAQQTRGGMSAILGLEAAKVREVLEHVRGHARVNLANFNSPTQIVISGQLDAVQAAGEAMLEAGAKRVVPLNVSGAWHSELMQPAIEPLRAAVESAHFDLPGIDVISNVDGRVYRDVDSIKRSLIRSVVDEVRWHDTAEELLRYERDIVVEFGASGVLSALMKRMPSAPRTMVVSDFAAARQLRSAGETAAQANV; from the coding sequence TTGATGCGAATCGCCGCCATTTTTCCCGGGCAGGGATCGCAGAGCGTCGGAATGGGCTGCGACGTGGCCGCAGAGTCGGTGGCTGCGCGCGCGATCTTCGAACGCGCTTCAGAGTTGTTGGGGTACGATCTCCTCGCGCTGCAACGCGTGGGTCCCGAAGAAAAACTGCGGGAGACCGAGTACAGTCAGCCGGCGATTTTCACCACGAATCTCGCGCTCTTTGCCGCCGCCGGCGACGCGGGGGAAACGGTCGTTACTGCGGGTCATTCGTTTGCAGAGTTATGCAGCCTGACGATTGCGCGCGCGTTGACGTTTGACGATGCGTTGCGTATCGTCAGTGCACGTGGAAGGGCGATGCAGGCGGCGGCGCAGCAAACACGAGGCGGAATGTCGGCGATTCTTGGCCTTGAAGCCGCCAAGGTCCGCGAGGTGCTCGAGCACGTCCGCGGCCACGCCCGCGTGAACCTCGCGAACTTTAATTCGCCGACCCAAATCGTGATTAGCGGCCAGCTCGATGCGGTGCAAGCCGCGGGTGAAGCAATGCTCGAGGCGGGAGCGAAGCGCGTCGTGCCGCTCAACGTGTCGGGCGCTTGGCATAGCGAGCTCATGCAGCCCGCGATCGAGCCGCTGCGAGCCGCGGTCGAGAGCGCACACTTCGATCTTCCGGGCATTGACGTGATCTCGAATGTCGATGGGCGAGTGTATCGCGACGTCGACTCGATCAAACGAAGCCTGATCCGCTCCGTCGTCGACGAGGTGCGCTGGCACGACACCGCGGAGGAGTTGCTGCGCTACGAGCGGGACATCGTGGTTGAGTTCGGCGCCAGTGGCGTATTGAGCGCGTTGATGAAACGCATGCCGTCGGCGCCACGGACGATGGTCGTGAGCGACTTCGCCGCCGCGCGGCAGCTGCGGAGCGCCGGCGAAACTGCGGCGCAAGCGAACGTATGA
- a CDS encoding SDR family oxidoreductase, which yields MSFAGKTAMITGASRGIGRAIAIELARRGADVALIGRDLDALRESAECCAKARPGAAAEIFSADVADQAAIERVVGDVVARFGRIDFAVANAGQSADALLLRLKSETIDRMLDVNLKSAFYLCSAVAKPMMKQRAGSIVLMTSIVGMTGNAGQAAYAASKAGLIGLCKSVAKELGSRNIRVNAVAPGLIETAMTEKIPGAAREFLIKQAALGRAGKPEDVSTVVAFLCSDDAGYMTGQTLVVDGGILM from the coding sequence ATGAGCTTCGCCGGCAAAACAGCGATGATTACCGGTGCCAGTCGCGGGATTGGTCGTGCGATCGCAATTGAGCTTGCCCGCCGCGGCGCCGATGTCGCGCTGATCGGCCGCGACCTCGATGCGTTGCGAGAGAGCGCGGAATGTTGCGCCAAGGCGCGTCCCGGAGCCGCGGCGGAAATCTTCTCGGCCGACGTGGCCGACCAGGCCGCGATCGAACGTGTCGTCGGCGACGTCGTCGCGCGCTTCGGACGGATCGATTTCGCCGTTGCTAACGCGGGACAGAGTGCCGACGCCCTGCTGTTGCGACTCAAGTCGGAGACCATCGATCGCATGCTCGACGTCAACCTCAAGTCGGCATTCTATCTTTGCTCCGCCGTTGCAAAGCCGATGATGAAGCAGCGAGCGGGCTCGATCGTCCTGATGACCAGCATTGTCGGCATGACGGGTAATGCGGGCCAAGCCGCATATGCAGCCTCAAAGGCGGGTCTCATTGGGCTCTGCAAATCGGTCGCAAAGGAGTTGGGTTCGAGGAATATAAGAGTCAACGCCGTCGCGCCGGGTCTCATCGAGACCGCAATGACTGAGAAGATCCCCGGTGCAGCTAGGGAATTTTTGATCAAGCAAGCCGCTCTCGGACGAGCCGGGAAGCCGGAAGACGTCAGCACCGTCGTAGCGTTCCTGTGCTCCGACGACGCGGGATACATGACCGGACAAACGCTCGTCGTCGATGGCGGCATCCTCATGTGA
- a CDS encoding ketoacyl-ACP synthase III, whose amino-acid sequence MPSCGVRIAGVGHYAPARVVTNHDLEAWLDTSDDWIATRTGMKRRHWASEDEATSDLATAAASAALMHAGIRAQEIDCFIVATVTPDYYFPATACLVATKLGAREKAAFDVAIACSGFIYGLTIASGLIRAGIYERIMLIGAESLSKILDKNDRSTAILFGDGAGAVILERSEADSFLASDLSADGSRPELLYAQGSGARKPLDHDALDAKVHLIHMQGRETFKLAVQKMVEATESVLKKAGLGKADVTYLVPHQANRRIIDATARYLELPDDKVVINIEEYGNTSAASIPLALSEAVRAGLVKRDDLIVFVAFGGGLSWGAVAWRWA is encoded by the coding sequence GTGCCCTCCTGCGGGGTCAGGATTGCCGGGGTGGGCCACTATGCGCCCGCGCGTGTCGTCACCAATCACGATCTCGAAGCCTGGCTAGACACGTCTGACGACTGGATCGCGACCCGCACCGGCATGAAGCGCCGTCATTGGGCCTCCGAAGACGAGGCGACCAGTGATTTGGCGACGGCCGCGGCGAGCGCCGCGCTTATGCACGCCGGAATTCGCGCGCAGGAGATCGACTGCTTCATCGTCGCGACGGTGACACCCGATTATTATTTTCCGGCGACCGCGTGCCTGGTCGCAACGAAACTGGGTGCCCGAGAAAAGGCGGCGTTCGATGTTGCCATTGCCTGCAGCGGCTTCATCTATGGGCTCACCATAGCATCGGGATTGATACGCGCGGGCATCTACGAGCGGATCATGCTGATCGGCGCGGAGTCGTTATCGAAAATTCTCGATAAGAACGATCGCTCGACCGCCATTCTCTTCGGCGACGGCGCGGGTGCGGTAATTCTCGAGCGCAGCGAAGCCGATAGCTTTCTCGCCTCCGATTTGAGCGCCGACGGCAGTCGTCCCGAACTCCTCTACGCGCAGGGCAGCGGAGCGCGTAAGCCGCTCGATCACGATGCGCTCGACGCGAAAGTCCATCTTATTCACATGCAAGGGCGCGAAACGTTCAAGCTGGCCGTGCAGAAAATGGTCGAGGCCACCGAATCGGTGCTCAAGAAGGCCGGTCTCGGAAAGGCCGACGTTACGTACCTCGTCCCGCATCAGGCGAACCGGCGCATCATCGACGCGACCGCGCGTTACTTGGAGTTACCCGACGACAAAGTCGTTATCAACATCGAAGAGTACGGAAATACTTCGGCGGCGTCGATTCCACTCGCGCTCTCCGAAGCGGTGCGCGCCGGGTTGGTCAAGCGCGACGATCTGATAGTCTTCGTTGCGTTCGGCGGTGGGCTCTCGTGGGGCGCCGTTGCGTGGCGGTGGGCTTGA
- a CDS encoding MoaD/ThiS family protein, with translation MIRVVLPANLRVLARVEGEVAVELNGEVTQRALLDALESRFPALRGTMRDYVTQKRRAYVRFFACERDLSHELPDAPLPREVADGAEPFLVVGAMAGG, from the coding sequence GTGATTCGGGTAGTGCTCCCGGCAAACTTGCGTGTGCTAGCGCGAGTTGAGGGCGAGGTCGCGGTCGAGCTCAACGGCGAGGTTACGCAGCGTGCGTTGCTCGATGCGCTTGAGTCGCGCTTTCCGGCGCTGCGCGGCACCATGCGCGATTACGTTACCCAAAAGCGGCGCGCGTACGTGCGGTTTTTCGCCTGCGAGCGCGATCTCTCGCACGAACTGCCCGACGCACCGCTTCCGCGCGAGGTCGCCGACGGCGCCGAGCCCTTCTTGGTGGTTGGAGCGATGGCCGGCGGCTAA
- a CDS encoding methylated-DNA--[protein]-cysteine S-methyltransferase has translation MEQQIAQPATERIREVCRYIDHHPDEPLTGDRLAAMAVMSRFHFARAFRAVTGVTPKEYVNGARVRALKQGLRGSHGVDSAIYDAGYGSSSRVYENAAQRLGMTPGQYRRGGAGVEISTVCVDTLLGCMAIGATDRGVCFLQFGDSPEPLALQLRKEYPNATVVPAPLPRPPFDVWIDAINRYLAGEQPHLDLPLDIRATAFQLRVWKYLQGIPYGDLQSYKEVADGIGEPDAARAVARACGMNAVALAIPCHRIVRGDGSLGGYRWGLHRKRVLIDMEREGRAQTRP, from the coding sequence ATGGAACAGCAGATAGCGCAACCGGCGACCGAGCGAATCCGCGAAGTATGCCGCTATATCGACCATCACCCCGACGAGCCGCTCACGGGCGATCGACTCGCGGCGATGGCGGTCATGAGCCGATTTCACTTCGCACGGGCGTTTCGAGCCGTCACCGGGGTCACCCCGAAAGAATATGTCAACGGTGCCCGCGTCCGCGCGCTCAAGCAAGGATTGCGCGGTTCGCACGGCGTCGATTCGGCGATTTACGACGCCGGCTACGGTTCGTCGAGCCGCGTCTATGAAAACGCCGCGCAGCGGCTAGGGATGACGCCGGGCCAGTATCGTCGCGGTGGAGCGGGAGTGGAAATTTCCACTGTTTGCGTCGATACATTGTTGGGATGTATGGCGATTGGAGCGACGGATCGCGGAGTTTGTTTTCTGCAGTTCGGCGACTCGCCCGAGCCGCTCGCATTGCAACTACGTAAGGAGTACCCCAACGCAACGGTCGTGCCTGCGCCACTGCCGCGGCCGCCGTTCGATGTGTGGATTGACGCAATCAATCGGTATCTCGCGGGAGAGCAGCCGCACTTGGACCTGCCGCTCGACATTCGAGCGACCGCGTTTCAGCTACGCGTCTGGAAATATCTGCAGGGCATTCCATACGGCGATCTTCAATCGTATAAGGAGGTTGCAGACGGAATCGGCGAACCCGACGCCGCGCGCGCCGTGGCGCGGGCATGCGGCATGAACGCCGTCGCGTTGGCAATCCCGTGTCATCGGATCGTTCGGGGAGACGGAAGTTTGGGCGGTTACCGCTGGGGGTTGCATCGCAAACGCGTTCTGATCGATATGGAACGCGAAGGTCGAGCGCAGACCCGTCCGTGA
- the rpmF gene encoding 50S ribosomal protein L32, translating into MRANARASPHLLFPTESKVANLKWKTPRSKTRSRRAANWKLGDVTTVLCSQCHQPKRPHFACPHCGTYKGRQVLKMPEESAG; encoded by the coding sequence ATGCGGGCGAATGCTCGTGCCAGCCCTCACCTTCTTTTTCCAACGGAGAGTAAAGTGGCGAACTTAAAATGGAAGACGCCGCGCAGTAAAACGCGCAGTCGTCGCGCGGCGAACTGGAAACTCGGCGACGTGACGACGGTCTTGTGCTCGCAGTGCCATCAGCCCAAGCGGCCGCACTTCGCATGCCCGCATTGCGGCACGTACAAGGGCCGTCAAGTTCTCAAGATGCCTGAAGAGTCGGCCGGTTAG